Sequence from the Thunnus maccoyii chromosome 22, fThuMac1.1, whole genome shotgun sequence genome:
ACTAGTTTACAAATATTCCTGATGTGAACAAATCTTTATGCTACTTGAAAGCTAATCTTTACTTCAACTTCCTGGTAATGATGTctcaatatgtttgtttgtgtcctcAGTTCCCTTTTTGTGAGAGATGTCAAGATAGGTAACTATATATAAGAGGTGGTCTTTGTCTTGTGAAACACCTTCACACAGATAGGCTGAGCTGAAGATACAGGCTGAGAAGAGCAGATAATTCAGCAGCAGGTGTGATATGAACTCTTAATTTTTGAACAGTCACTACCTGTCATCTGCTCCATACAGAAGTAttaataacatgtttgtttctcttaACTGAAGGCTCTTATCATCTTCAACATCATCTTCACCATGAAGATGCTGACTGTGGCTGCACTCATTTGTACCATTATGGCTCTGACTATAGCTGATGGTGAGTTTTCTTTATAGAAAGTGTTGCATATAATTAAAGACATAGAGAAACTGTATATATTGTCTGTAAACAGTAACAATCCAGTCAATAACTGTTATGTCAAACTTTCTAGCTCCTCCAGAAgccaaaatccaaaatgacCAAACGGGTAAGTAGcctttgtatttaaaatatattgcaCTTTGTTATGATGATACATCTATTTTTtacctttcttcttttcttaaaTGTGTTGAATTACCAGTTTGTCTCTGATAAAGGCCACTATGTCACTTTTGTTATGTAATGTCATATTTTACTGTGTTGTGTTACGTTATTTTTTGTTATAGCATTTTCTATTATGCcatcaaatttgattttatatcatgatatgaaaattcaacacacacacactattctCTAATCATCCTCAGCAGAGGCAGACCTGGTCAAAAGGATTTTTTGGTGTTCCTATGGTTGGAAAAAGATCAATGGCCGCTGCTTCCGCTACGTTCCAACACGATTGCGTTGGGTTGACGCTGAGGTAATAAGGTTAACTTTGATTCCATATGCCTACTACTGTACATGATGATTCAAAGATACTACACACTAACCATAACAATCTCAAACAACgtcttaaaaaaaagtttataaaaGTATTCAGCATTCTGATAGGACTGGTAGATCAAACCCAAGTGCAGACAAATGCAGGCAGATGCAGAAATAGACAGTCAACTGTCAGTCAAACCTCAGAAAACTGACAAATTGACAATAACTACACAGCTCACATCCCGACTatcaaacaacacagacaggTACCACAGGAAGGCCTACAAAAAGTTTCATCTTGAGCTCCTTTATCATCGTTCCTCTGGCCTCTGGCTGACTAATATCATTATTGGCGTTGCCAGGATTTGAACTCTCTCTGCTATTTTTACTAGTTTCTGGTTCCTCTTGATGCAATTTGATAATGAAACAATGccttttttttatcactgcTAGCATACCAAACCAAACTGAATAACAGTTTACTCCAGTAAATTACTCAAGTAAGTTACTCAAATAAATTTTGGGGGATCATATTGTTCACTGGGAGAttgatggagggttgatatcacTTTGGTCTTGTAATATGTAATGGGTAATTAAAGTAAACTTGCCCAGGGGATTCCAGTGAATTGAAGGTTGCTGTAGCTATTGGGATCACTATATACAAACAGCAGCCAAATGGATATCAGATAggacttttttaaaacatctgtcTATGTTGTATTCCTATATTTGGTTCATAGCaactcctgtctctctctctcttctatcTCCATTGTAGAAAACCTGCCAGGCCATGGGTGGAAACCTTGCATCGGTACATACCTATGGGGAGTACCATAAGATTCAGATGATGATAATTGGTGCCAGTCACGTGTATAGACCGGTATGGATTGGAGGCTCTGATGCACAACaggtattttattcattattgcACAAGGTCTGACATTTACtttattaagctttttttttaaatgaatgtaatcTTAAATTCTGTCTTCTAGGAGAATGTTTGGCTGTGGAGTAATGGGAGGCAATTCAACTATCGGAACTGGTGTTATGGACAACCCAATAACTTCAAGGGCAAGCAGAACTGTTTAACAATGAATTCTCCAGGTAAATGAATGCAGTATATGAGTGATGTTAATGATAAGGGtaaacagtgaaaaagctcAACTTTGCCCCAAGATAAATTGATATCCACAGTTTCAGGTTTTGGTTTGTGTAGTGGTTACTGACacttgtggggttttttttggctaGTTACAGCTCGAAGGTGCTGGAATGACGATTTCTGCTACAGAAGAAAACCATCTGTCTGTGTCAAGAACCGCTGGTGATTCCTGACAAAGAGATGTGGAgtagcacaaacactgatggAGGCgtgtttatgtgcatatttttaaaagcgtctgtctttgtgttgatCAGTCTAATATGACCTGAAGGCTCTATAACTCATATTACTTcacattattatttcatttctatCGCTGTAACGCTACTTAAGGAATGAAACGACAAGTTACGTAATCAGAAGCTGGACTGTTCCTAAGGCCTTATGCCTTTAATAAGAGCAGATTGAATGTGTTTTGAAAGAATGCCTTTAGCACCTTATTCTTGAGAGTGTacaagagctgcaactaatgattattgtcaattgttttctcgattaatcaattagtcatttggtctattaaatgccagaaaattatgaaaaatgtttccagcaCCCAGGATGCatcctcaaatatcttgttttgtcctgaccaacagtaaacaacccaaagatattttactattttttactagcatagaagaataaaaaaatcagaaaatattcactttaaagaagctggaaccagagaatttgagcatttttcttaaaaaatgactcgaaataattaattgatcatcaaaatagtctGTGACTAATTGACTTATTGATTCTTCgacttattgttgcagctctagagtGAACTGGTCTTTCTTGTctcatgcaaaaataaaacgCTCAAGCATTGAAACAAGCTGGTCTGTGACATTAATAATACTGAATACACTAATTATTTCGAGTGCCATGTGGAAATTTCTATCTTACAAGTAATGACAGTGATGTTACACACTTTTCAGGTCAAAATGCTTGTCACTATCACAAAACAGACATACAATTAAAGCAACATTATCCAAACCTATTGCAGACCTTTGTGTTTGTAAGAGTTTGAAACTGTAGACAAAATTTCTgctgttcaaatgaaaaacaaatcatcttTAAGAACTTGCAGACATGCAAAAGCAGTGATCTTATTGGTTAGCAGGTATTTGCTCATATTCAatactagatgaaaagttaagggatcaccaaagtgattacagttcatcctgagggagacaTGAACATGTGCtccaaattttatggcaatccatccaatagttgttgagaaatttcagtaatatatatatatatatatatatataaaacaatggATTATGGTCACAGGCaatgttttttcaaataaagGAAGCACTTTGTTTATTTAGGAATTTAATACTGGAGACTGGAGTTCATGATGTTCCCCTAACCTAAGAAGagaggttcacaatttttcaagtttgtcagACAATAATCTAGATGACTGGAAATGAATGCATGAACCAACTTTTCAGAATTTGAACAGATTCCTAAATATTATAATACTGTACTGTGTCAATGAGATCTCCATCTAGAGCATGGATAACATTTTGTGCTCTTGTGAAATGCACacatttatgtcttttatgAGTAtacaacaagctgtaaattGAACATAGAGGCCTGGAAGTCATCAAAAGCAGACTGTAACCTGGAGAAGGCCTGGTCTGAGACAGGATGGTATCATCCACATAAAAATTATAGTACTGaattggaaaataaatattatttatatagagAGTAAATAGCAAGAGGCCTAATATTGCTCCTTGTTGGACACATATCAATAATTTGGGGGCTAACAATGGTAGCTGTAAAGagattgtttttatgtgagACCCTGATGTGTTTCTTTAACATAACTTGTGGATGTTCTCATTAAAATCACTTAAGTAATAATCCTGATATAACATTGCCCAAGTACATTTCTCAGaagtataaatgtgtgtattcaAGAAAAGAGATGTTGATAAATTATTGCATCAGAGTTATTGTATCTTTGCCACATACATTTCAGAGTGAAGAAGAGGATTTTAGTTATTGCTAAATCTTCCTTAAAGGCTTTTTATACTGAACGGCATGTATGGAGTTTGTCTCTTTTCTGCTACAGCATACATATGTGCTCTGTAAATCGCATGTCCCATGttttcctttgagaaaaaatcaaaaaggGAGACATTTATAGTTTTAAGGTTTCATGATGGCGCCCCTTATCTTTACATTAATTTGTCTCTCCAGCTACATATATGACCAATcaaattgcttcattttaataataaaaaaattctgacaataaatttaaaaaaaacaacccccccccccccccccccccccactggcATTATTGTTAACAGCAAAAAGGGATGACTAAATGTTATATCAGTTGGACATTAACTGTTACATTACTTTAAAACATTACCAGCTTTAATTTCAAACAGCAGTgcaatttgtattttataatgaCTCTCTTCTGTGGGAATACTGCGTCAtaataattatgtttatataatgcTGATTTCTTTTCCCAAATTATGTTGTGATGAGAAACATAATTATTACCTGGATTATGGTCACAGGCAATGTTTTTTCAAGTAAAGGAAGCACTTTGTTTATTTAGGAATTTAACACTGGAGACCAGAGTTCATGATATTTCCCTAACCTAAGAA
This genomic interval carries:
- the LOC121889434 gene encoding type-2 ice-structuring protein-like isoform X2 — translated: MKMLTVAALICTIMALTIADAPPEAKIQNDQTEADLVKRIFWCSYGWKKINGRCFRYVPTRLRWVDAEKTCQAMGGNLASVHTYGEYHKIQMMIIGASHVYRPVWIGGSDAQQENVWLWSNGRQFNYRNWCYGQPNNFKGKQNCLTMNSPVTARRCWNDDFCYRRKPSVCVKNRW
- the LOC121889434 gene encoding type-2 ice-structuring protein-like isoform X1, which translates into the protein MKMLTVAALICTIMALTIADAPPEAKIQNDQTAEADLVKRIFWCSYGWKKINGRCFRYVPTRLRWVDAEKTCQAMGGNLASVHTYGEYHKIQMMIIGASHVYRPVWIGGSDAQQENVWLWSNGRQFNYRNWCYGQPNNFKGKQNCLTMNSPVTARRCWNDDFCYRRKPSVCVKNRW